One window of Watersipora subatra chromosome 3, tzWatSuba1.1, whole genome shotgun sequence genomic DNA carries:
- the LOC137392143 gene encoding malignant fibrous histiocytoma-amplified sequence 1 homolog, whose translation MLPESITSLSSLEELDLSECKISQLPESLGSLTSLRKLDLNRNPIEVLPESITALSSLEELNLSDCKISQLPDRCHSLQMLRDLDLSFNYIQSLPLWIYKLEMLERLDLMENAKLKKIKSGVLEMKSLDSLDCEGCENLKEPPYSVCKQGVEAIRKFFVDLAADKPVKLVEVPVAVIGNTLSGKTSLFRTLKTGKRVLTHRDRSSEQDETTRVFQVEELPLEATKVKLFDYGGNRVYHLAYQILSKEGCVPLIVVDLADFAKNVQNKGTEEACRMVCFNWLSHLYLACPKLGPPILVLTHTDELTSAQRSQAREDLLTEAESIRGKLLEEERQLETLFPKVLTVVEHLSNMNLPLFDEGEIFEFGNDLKETSNIELLKKKLNERCEKHIVELPQLWNSVERFIQQFSEQPYVEVSTVLENFPNADPLIILRYMHNAGRVFFFEKIKSLSSFILHRFSEITSVINLLFHHSSPEQWDNHLSKFKVFPHHGREIGKFEYKQLVQRLLYDGVLAEALLKNLLKDSAFPFAVSRELLRSFLMIHGPIEESPNAEYLVPALALTSPGVLFETKNKLQLRLDILLGGLSIPEYVHQQMSVTVLNVLQNHCHETSALKNGVNIAHGDSVTSVVHHLQKRLVEVNVSTSTEELSESWKCLICVTEAIICQLFQSWKACRVTIRTYCSHCFFIGSQEPDIQDNPPWLYFQYKPDEEKPEVKVTDYSGIKPVICKKRSSAPVKVPTPLRFPCFHLTDNEIKKLKEFLFKLEQCQANFEQAQSEDEGVPPVEILTGDDESVVSDSEESHCDDTSSPLISMRLVTVREKKIKDLYTNKDKVYQMSKKRRGRALILNIKTFQQSTRHDTRHGSDIDYANLERLLKDLKFDVAKTQTELTDLSFETILKEIQEETSREEHYRLGMFVLIIMSHGTEGDMLLDHHAKYFSLVSIRDSLSPRRFPAMAGKPKLIIVQACSGDRFDYGDLQEIPDSEISRTPTTVKLCVEQQSSSSTPPVPAAKGTTGLPSFVPCSDYDQPPRSARPTVLNVDDFFIMKSSCESYRSIRSTTHGSWFIRLLVATFYRHACHRDIESLFKIVQKRVRKVSMSQKNDTQGGNVPTSTCTFTHGRKLYLFPGFPSRYRRE comes from the exons atgCCACAGTCTTCAGATGCTGAGAGATTTGGACTTGTCATTCAACTACATTCAGTCTCTCCCACTCTGGATttacaagctagaaatgctagAGAGGCTGGATCTGATGGAAAACgcaaagttgaaaaaaataaagagTGGAGTCTTAGAGATGAAGAGTCTTGATAGTCTTGATTGTGAAGGGTGTGAAAACTTGAAGGAGCCTCCATACAGTGTTTGCAAACAAGGAGTGGAAGCTATCAGAAAGTTCTTTGTTGATCTTGCTGCCGACAAGCCAGTAAAGTTGGTAGAAGTGCCAGTAGCTGTTATTGGAAACACACTGTCTGGCAAAACAAGCTTATTTAGAACATTGAAAACTGGCAAACGTGTGCTGACACACCGTGATAGAAGCTCCGAACAAGATGAGACAACCAGAGTATTTCAAGTAGAAGAGTTGCCTCTTGAAGCCACCAAAGTCAAGCTCTTTGATTATGGTGGTAATCGAGTTTATCATCTCGCATATCAAATTCTCAGCAAAGAGGGGTGTGTACCACTGATAGTAGTAGATTTGGCagattttgcaaaaaatgtgCAAAATAAAGGAACGGAAGAAGCATGTAGAATGGTATGTTTCAATTGGCTATCTCATCTCTATCTGGCTTGTCCAAAGCTCGGCCCACCAATTCTTGTTCTCACTCACACAGATGAGCTGACAAGCGCTCAGAGGAGTCAAGCACGGGAAGACCTTCTCACCGAAGCTGAGTCAATACGAGGGAAATTGCTAGAAGAAGAAAGACAACTTGAAACTCTCTTTCCAAAGGTGTTGACCGTGGTTGAGCATCTGTCTAACATGAACCTACCATTGTTTGATGAAGGAGAGATTTTTGAGTTTGGAAACGATCTGAAAGAGACATCTAACATAGAACTTCTTAAAAAGAAGCTCAATGAAAGATGTGAAAAGCATATTGTAGAACTACCCCAACTATGGAATTCTGTGGAGCGTTTCATTCAACAGTTCTCTGAACAGCCATATGTGGAAGTTTCAACAGTGCTCGAGAACTTTCCAAATGCTGATCCACTGATTATCCTGCGCTACATGCACAATGCTGGTCGGGTGTTTTTCTTTGAAAAGATTAAAAGCCTCTCATCTTTCATTCTTCACAGGTTCAGTGAAATCACTTCCGTGATAAATCTGCTTTTCCATCATTCTTCACCAGAACAGTGGGACAATCATCTTTCCAAGTTTAAAGTTTTCCCTCATCACGGTAGAGAAATTGGCAAGTTTGAGTACAAACAACTTGTACAACGACTGTTGTATGATGGTGTCTTGGCAGAAGCTCTTCTGAAAAACCTTCTCAAGGATTCGGCATTCCCATTTGCTGTATCAAGAGAGCTTTTACGCTCTTTTTTGATGATTCATGGTCCAATTGAAGAGTCGCCAAATGCTGAATATTTAGTCCCAGCATTGGCTTTAACATCTCCAGGAGTCTTGTTTGAGACCAAAAACAAACTTCAACTAAGATTAGACATCCTTCTTGGAGGTTTGTCTATACCAGAGTATGTTCATCAGCAAATGTCAGTCACAGTTCTCAATGTTCTCCAAAACCATTGTCATGAAACTTCTGCTCTGAAGAATGGGGTCAACATCGCGCATGGAGACAGCGTCACAAGTGTGGTACATCATTTGCAGAAAAGACTCGTCGAGGTCAATGTTTCGACTTCTACTGAAGAGCTTAGCGAGTCCTGGAAGTGCCTGATTTGTGTAACAGAAGCCATCATTTGTCAATTGTTTCAGTCATGGAAAGCTTGTCGTGTAACTATTCGTACCTACTGCTCCCATTGCTTCTTCATCGGCAGTCAAGAACCTGACATTCAGGACAATCCTCCTTGGCTTTACTTCCAGTACAAACCAGATGAAGAGAAACCTGAGGTCAAGGTTACGGATTATTCCGGAATAAAACCAGTCATTTGCAAAAAACGTTCCTCAGCTCCAGTTAAAGTGCCAACGCCTTTGAGGTTTCCAT GCTTTCACCTCACTGACAATGAGATCAAAAAGCTGAAGGAATTTCTTTTCAAATTAGAGCAATGCCAAGCCAATTTTGAACAAG ctcaGAGTGAAGATGAAGGAGTGCCTCCTGTAGAAATATTAACAGGAGATGATGAGAGTGTTGTATCTGATAGTGAAGAAAGTCATTGTGACGATACTTCCTCTCCCTTGATCAGCATGAGACTGGTTACTGTTCGagagaaaaaaattaaagatcTTTACACAAACAAAGACAAG GTATATCAGATGAGTAAGAAAAGAAGAGGAAGAGCCCTTATTTTAAACATCAAAACATTCCAGCAAAGCACAAGGCATGACACAAGGCATGGCTCTGATATAGACTATGCTAACCTGGAGAGGCTGTTGAAAGATCTAAAATTTGATGTCGCCAAAACCCAAACAGAACTTACCGACTTGAGCTTTGAG ACAATACTGAAAGAGATACAGGAGGAAACAAGCAGAGAAGAGCATTACAGACTTGGAATGTTTGTACTGATCATCATGAGCCATGGAACTGAAGGAGACATGCTACTAGACCACCATGCAAAATATTTCTCATTGGTTTCTATCAGAGACAGTTTGTCTCCAAGGAGATTTCCCGCAATGGCTGGTAAACCTAAGCTCATCATTGTCCAGGCGTGCTCTGGAG ATCGGTTTGATTACGGTGACTTGCAAGAAATTCCTGATTCCGAGATCAGTCGAACTCCTACAACTGTGAAGTTATGTGTTGAACAGCAGTCCTCTTCCTCCACTCCACCAGTGCCTGCTGCCAAAGGAACCACAGGACTTCCTTCCTTTGTACCTTGTTCTGATTATGATCAGCCTCCCCGTTCAGCTCGTCCAACTGTACTCAACGTAGATGATTTTTTCATCATGAAATCTAGCTGTGAAT CATACAGATCAATCAGGTCCACAACTCATGGATCTTGGTTTATTCGACTGTTAGTTGCTACCTTCTACAGACACGCTTGTCACAGAGATATTGAGAGTTTATTCAAAATT GTACAGAAGAGAGTAAGAAAGGTCAGCATGAGTCAGAAAAACGACACACAAGGTGGAAATGTTCCAACATCGACTTGTACTTTTACTCACGGGAGAAAATTATACCTTTTCCCAGGTTTCCCGAGCCG